Below is a window of Pseudodesulfovibrio sp. 5S69 DNA.
CGCCACTCGGAATGTCCCAAGCCCCGTACCCAGTATTGGATTCTCCATGAAAAGAACCAGCCCGTTCTCCCAGATGTCCAACCGCCCGCCCTTGGCCGTCACGTTGTAATCATCCTCCAGATTGAAAATGGAGTTGAACCGCTCCAACCTCTCCGAGGGAATGACCGCCAGGACGATTGCCAATCCCAAAAAACCCAGCAGACAAAGCCGCGCGATTCCCTTGACCCCTTTGGAAAGCCCCCAGATCGAAAGGGTTACGCTTCCGGCCACCAATCCACCGCGGGATTGGGTTAGAATAATGACTCCCACCCCCATGACTGTGAACAAATATAAGCACCACCGGTAGAACACCCTGATGTGCTTGGCGGACGGGAGGATAAGAGCGAGTATCATGATGAAAAAGAGTGCCGTGTCGTTGGGATCGTAAGAAAGATTCGCCGCAACCCTGGTGTGCTCAACATAAATCGGAGAGATATAGCAGCCCACCTCCAGGACGAAAGCACTTAATACAATCCCAACCAAACAATATGTTAAATCTGCTCTCCGGTTCACCTGGCAATTGAGCACCACCAGAATGATGCCGAAATATACGCAAAATTCCTTGAATTTGTACAGGGATGCCGACCGATAGACACTCATGACGATACTCAGGAACATTATTGCCAACAGGAAGGCGAACCACTTGAATGTCATGGAATGCCAAAACAACGCCAGGCGAGGTTTAGTAAGTCCTCGATTCAGGAGTGTAGCCAGAGTAATGACAATCACGAACAGGAAAAGCGGTCGCACAGGCGCAAGCCATGGGAATATCTCATGGACCCGTCCGAACAGGAAAAACGGCATGACCGCTACCAGCCAATCCATCAACCGTGGCCGCCGTTTAACGGCCCCCAACGCCTGATTCATCGTCCGGCCTCCCGTAATTTCACGCCGCCGGATACCTCGCCGTAAAAGGCTACGTGCCGTCGGGCCCAGTCACGGGTCCCGAATTTTCGACCGGTCTGTTCAAAGGCAGCCCGGCCGTGACGCTGCCTGAGATCGCCGTCGAGGGCGTATGCGGCATACCCTGCCCATAGTGACGGCAGATCGCCAGTCGGATAAAGGGTCCCGTTGGAACCGCTTTCGACCACGTCAACATTGCCGCCAACGGCGGGGGCCACCACGGGAAGGCCGTAGGAGCGCGCTTCCAACAGGCACATGGGCGTGCCCTCCCAGGTGGATGTCTGGACCAGGAGGTCCGCCCCACGGTAGACCGTATCCATGTCCGAAACAAAACCGGTAAAGACCACCCGATGGCGGATGCCGAGGGATTCGGCCAGGGCCTCCATGTCGGCCCGCAGCTCGCCGTTGCCGACAATGAGGTGATTCGTGTTCGAACCGGGAGCCTCCATCATTTCCCGCCGGATCATCTCCAGGTACAAGGGATAATTTTTCTGCGGGCAGATCCTGCCCACGTTGATGACCACCAGCCCTTCAGTGGCAAGACCGTACCGCTCGACCAGTTCCTGGCGGGCCCGTGCCCTGCCGGATTCCAGGGCCGCGAACTCCGTCTCGGGCAACTCGATGGCATTGATGATGGACGCGGTCCTGACCTTTCCCGGATTGGGGAAGGAACTGGCCAAAATCTCCCGGGAACAGCCGATGACGCCGTCGGACAGGCGCAGACCGATCAACTGGCAGTGCCTGATAAACCAGGGCATGGCCCCGGAGGGCAGGACAAGACCGTGCAGGGTGTAGACGACTGAGCCGTCGAGCAAGCCCAGCAGGCGCATGAGCACTGCGTAGTACAGGGACTTGTAGCAATGGCAGTGAACAATCCGGACGCCCTGTTCGCGGAAGCTGGCGGCCAGCCGGAACAGGAGCTGCGGGGAAAACCGGCTGTGGGTACGGAAAACATGGGCGAACCGGCCTGCGTCACCAAGGGAATTCATCAGGTTGTCGTTCCGCCGCGCACCGGCCCGCTCCTCGACCACCACGTAGAGTAGACACTCCAGGCCCAGCCCACGAAGGTTGCGGCACAACTCCACCGCGACCTTTTCCCGGCCGCCGAAGTCGCCGGAAAAAGAGACTTGGGCGATGGCACCCGCCTGAGAACTATGCTGGGTCGGATCGGCCATGCTACCCCTGGGGCCTGCTGATGCCGACGGTGACGGTTTTGGCCTGGTGGCGGATGGTGTCGATGGGGCGGGTCATTTCCTCGATGGCCTTGTTCAGGATGGTCAGGATGTCGGCCAGGCGGGCCTCGGCGGCCTGGATGTCCTGGGACTGGTTGACCAGCCAGAGCATGTAGTTGGCCAGGGATGCGGGCACGCGGGCGGGCAGGGCTGAGTCCGTGGCGCCCGAGGCGATGCGGTCGACGCATTCGTTCAGGGCGATGAGCAGGGCGCCCCGGTCGAAGGTGGTCGTGTCTTCGAGCATCTCCGCGATGCGCACCCGCGCCTTGCGGAACGGCTCGGCGTGGCTGTCGATGGCCTTGGCCGCGGACACGCCCCACCAGTGCCCGGCCACGGTCTCCAGCACGAAATCCAGGCCGCCGCCCGCGCGGGGGACCTTGACCGTGGCCTCGGCCACGCGGTCGAAGCGGTCCTCGTCCTCGGCGCAGAACACGATGGGCGAGCCGTTGTGGGCCTTGAAGATCGTCGTCTCCTTGACCGTGTCCATGACGACCATCTCGGGCAGGTCCGAGGCCATGACCAGGGTCAGGGGCTCGGTGGACAAGTCGATGTGCTTCTTGTCCTCCGTGATGTCGCACGGAATGGATTTATAGCATAATTCCGACAGCTTGATACGGACTTCTTGGGCCGCTATGCAGTTGGCGCCGTTGCCGACCAGGGCCCAGTAGCGGTGCACGGGCGCGTACTTGCGGGCGACTTCCGCGATCGATTCCTTGTTCTCCAGGACCTTGTCGATCTTGTCTGGAAGTCCTTCCAACGCCTCTATTTCATGGAGGATGTACGGCTTATCCATGCTCCCCAGGATGTCGGCCAGCCAGAGCGAGAGCAGCTTGCCCGCCGCTATCTGGGAGTAGAACGCCTTGGTCGAGGCCACGGCCATCTCCACGTCCCGGCCGTTGCTCGTGTAGATGTGCGAGTCCGATTTCTGGACCAGGGGCGAGTTGCGCCGGTTGACGATGCAGTTGACCCACGCGCCCCGGTCGCGGCACAGGTCCACCACCCGGTTCGTGTCCGTGGTCGTGCCCGACTGCGACACCGGGATCAGGAACACGTCGTCCATGCGCTCGTCGCCCATGAAGCCGATGAGTTCGCTGCCGGTGTAGGACTCGATGGACATGCCCGTGTCCGCCAGGGTGCGGCGCAGGAGCTGGGCCACGGCCATGGCGGCCACGGCGGCCGTGCCCTGGCCCACGCAGATGATCCTCCGGATGGGCCGGGAGCCGTCCCGGAACCGCTCGACCAGGGCCGGGCCGCGCCCGAACCCCTCGGGCAGGAACTCCACCTCACCGTTTTTCTTGAGATATTTTCCGTGCAGGGTGTTGCGCACCGAGTC
It encodes the following:
- a CDS encoding O-antigen ligase family protein, which produces MNQALGAVKRRPRLMDWLVAVMPFFLFGRVHEIFPWLAPVRPLFLFVIVITLATLLNRGLTKPRLALFWHSMTFKWFAFLLAIMFLSIVMSVYRSASLYKFKEFCVYFGIILVVLNCQVNRRADLTYCLVGIVLSAFVLEVGCYISPIYVEHTRVAANLSYDPNDTALFFIMILALILPSAKHIRVFYRWCLYLFTVMGVGVIILTQSRGGLVAGSVTLSIWGLSKGVKGIARLCLLGFLGLAIVLAVIPSERLERFNSIFNLEDDYNVTAKGGRLDIWENGLVLFMENPILGTGLGTFRVAEGSVNGGSAWRKAHNTYLEIAVELGLPGLIAFLGMIFSAYKLAKPADESDWLGQGMRLSLVSFLAGGMFLSWGYHIVLYFVLTIAMIRERVLAMETPRPAEVPVRDVPVSKETPVLSEGAPLAGRRRYTMRKPK
- a CDS encoding glycosyltransferase, translated to MADPTQHSSQAGAIAQVSFSGDFGGREKVAVELCRNLRGLGLECLLYVVVEERAGARRNDNLMNSLGDAGRFAHVFRTHSRFSPQLLFRLAASFREQGVRIVHCHCYKSLYYAVLMRLLGLLDGSVVYTLHGLVLPSGAMPWFIRHCQLIGLRLSDGVIGCSREILASSFPNPGKVRTASIINAIELPETEFAALESGRARARQELVERYGLATEGLVVINVGRICPQKNYPLYLEMIRREMMEAPGSNTNHLIVGNGELRADMEALAESLGIRHRVVFTGFVSDMDTVYRGADLLVQTSTWEGTPMCLLEARSYGLPVVAPAVGGNVDVVESGSNGTLYPTGDLPSLWAGYAAYALDGDLRQRHGRAAFEQTGRKFGTRDWARRHVAFYGEVSGGVKLREAGR